Proteins encoded together in one Lutra lutra chromosome 4, mLutLut1.2, whole genome shotgun sequence window:
- the LOC125097237 gene encoding peptidyl-prolyl cis-trans isomerase A-like, with translation MISTTMFLNITVDSSAWALSPLNGFQTKFQIQKGILMPKHWEKGIGYKVSCFHMVIPGFMCWGGGGGKSIYGEKFEDKNFILKHTGPGILSMANAGPNTLPSFTSVRPRKAECLDGKHVVFGMVK, from the coding sequence atgaTCAGCACCACCATGTTCTTGAACATCACTGTGGACAGCAGTGCTTGGGCTTTGTCTCCTTTGAATGGTTTCCAGACAAAGTTCCAAATACAAAAGGGAATTTTGATGCCTAAGCACTGGGAAAAAGGAATTGGTTATAAAGTTTCCTGCTTTCACATGGTTATTCCAGGATTTATgtgctggggtggtggtggtggcaaatCTATCTATGGGGAGAAATTTGAGGATAAGAATTTCATCCTGAAGCACACTGGTCCTGGCATCTTGTCCATGGCAAATGCTGGACCCAACACGCTTCCCAGTTTTACATCTGTGCGGCCAAGGAAGGCTGAGTGCTTGGATGGCAAGCATGTGGTCTTTGGCATGGTAAAATAG